A window of the Cucurbita pepo subsp. pepo cultivar mu-cu-16 chromosome LG01, ASM280686v2, whole genome shotgun sequence genome harbors these coding sequences:
- the LOC111776421 gene encoding RING-H2 finger protein ATL66-like, producing MATLQAPPSVHWHFTELDDRIFQIRGRTFFFIAVLFAVILLVTFIFLYARWVCRYHSLTTFSASVPGVRSSRSPPQQGLDQATINCQSITLYKAAEEVDAAATAAECCICLGVFEDGEKVKILALCHHCFHSECVDQWLRLQSSCPLCRISLRAADNSNNLQMV from the coding sequence ATGGCGACACTCCAAGCCCCCCCGTCCGTCCACTGGCACTTCACGGAGCTCGACGATCGGATCTTCCAAATCCGCGGCCggactttcttcttcatcgccGTTCTATTCGCCGTCATCCTTCTCGtgacttttattttcctttacGCTCGATGGGTCTGCCGATACCATAGCCTCACGACCTTCTCTGCTTCCGTCCCTGGCGTCCGGTCCTCCAGGTCGCCGCCGCAACAGGGGCTCGACCAGGCGACAATTAACTGCCAATCAATAACTCTGTACAAGGCGGCGGAGGAAGTAGACGCCGCCGCCACCGCGGCGGAGTGCTGTATTTGCTTGGGCGTGTTTGAAGACGGGGAGAAGGTTAAGATTCTGGCGCTGTGCCATCATTGTTTCCACTCGGAGTGCGTGGACCAGTGGCTCCGGTTGCAGTCGAGCTGCCCGCTTTGTCGGATCTCCCTCCGCGCCGCCGATAACTCAAACAACCTTCAAATGGTGTGA